A genomic segment from Parus major isolate Abel chromosome 21, Parus_major1.1, whole genome shotgun sequence encodes:
- the GPR157 gene encoding G-protein coupled receptor 157 isoform X2, with protein MPSPLPPTRLRLAERGAVLVSCCLSCAGSVLLLCSQARWPELRTRPRQLLLQLSLADLLSALSYFYGVLRDFERTSWDCVLQGALSTFANTSSFFWTMAIALYLYLSIVRGSPAGEALLWCFHAVSWGVPLAITVAAVALKKIGYDASNVSVGWCWVDLDAEDRLLWMLLTGKVWEILAYVTLPVLYILIRKHIYRAGIGNTFQGGANCILFVLCTRAVRARLRSLLCCTHCHQLPWPARGSHGSWQPHKDRDKDRDKDRDKDKDNDKDVPSPEQTKPLLSST; from the exons ATGCCGTCCCCGCTGCCCCCCACTCGGTTGCGGCTGGCGGAGCGCGGGGCGGTGCTGGTGTCGTGCTGTCTGTCCTGTGCggggtctgtgctgctgctctgctcccaggctcGCTGGCCGGAGCTGCGGACCCGGCCccggcagctgctgctgcagctgtcccTGGCCGACCTGCTCTCGGCCCTGTCCTACTTCTACGGGGTGCTGCGGGACTTCGAGCGCACCTCGTGGGACTGCGTCCTGCAGGGCGCCCTGTCCACCTTCGCCAACACCAGCTCCTTCTTCTGGACCATGGCCATCGCCCTCTACCTGTACCTCAGCATCGTCAGGGGCTCGCCCGCGGGCGAGGCTTTGCTCTGGTGCTTCCACGCCGTGAG CTGGGGTGTCCCCCTGGCCATCACGGTGGCCGCTGTGGCTCTGAAGAAGATCGGCTACGACGCCTCCAACGTTTCTGTGGGCTGGTGCTGGGTGGACCTGGACGCCGAGGATCGGCTCCTGTGGATGCTGCTGACGGGGAAGGTGTGGGAGATCCTGGCCTATGTGACCCTGCCAGTGCTCTACATCCTCATCAGGAAGCACATTTACAGAGCA GGGATCGGGAACACGTTCCAAGGAGGAGCCAACTGCATCCTGTTCGTGCTGTGCACACGGGCGGTCCGTGCCCGGCTGcggtccctcctgtgctgcactCACTGTCACCAGCTGCCCTGGCCTGCCCGGGGGTCCCACGGCTCCTGGCAGCCCCacaaggacagggacaaggacagggacaaggacagggacaaggacaaggacaaCGACAAGGACGTGCCCAGCCCCGAGCAGACGAAGCCGCTGCTCTCCAGCACCTGA
- the GPR157 gene encoding G-protein coupled receptor 157 isoform X1, whose product MPSPLPPTRLRLAERGAVLVSCCLSCAGSVLLLCSQARWPELRTRPRQLLLQLSLADLLSALSYFYGVLRDFERTSWDCVLQGALSTFANTSSFFWTMAIALYLYLSIVRGSPAGEALLWCFHAVSWGVPLAITVAAVALKKIGYDASNVSVGWCWVDLDAEDRLLWMLLTGKVWEILAYVTLPVLYILIRKHIYRARAALSEYRPILPGTPALRPRASIADTKLILIPVIFIFLRIWSTVRFILTLCGSPAVQNSLLVVLHGIGNTFQGGANCILFVLCTRAVRARLRSLLCCTHCHQLPWPARGSHGSWQPHKDRDKDRDKDRDKDKDNDKDVPSPEQTKPLLSST is encoded by the exons ATGCCGTCCCCGCTGCCCCCCACTCGGTTGCGGCTGGCGGAGCGCGGGGCGGTGCTGGTGTCGTGCTGTCTGTCCTGTGCggggtctgtgctgctgctctgctcccaggctcGCTGGCCGGAGCTGCGGACCCGGCCccggcagctgctgctgcagctgtcccTGGCCGACCTGCTCTCGGCCCTGTCCTACTTCTACGGGGTGCTGCGGGACTTCGAGCGCACCTCGTGGGACTGCGTCCTGCAGGGCGCCCTGTCCACCTTCGCCAACACCAGCTCCTTCTTCTGGACCATGGCCATCGCCCTCTACCTGTACCTCAGCATCGTCAGGGGCTCGCCCGCGGGCGAGGCTTTGCTCTGGTGCTTCCACGCCGTGAG CTGGGGTGTCCCCCTGGCCATCACGGTGGCCGCTGTGGCTCTGAAGAAGATCGGCTACGACGCCTCCAACGTTTCTGTGGGCTGGTGCTGGGTGGACCTGGACGCCGAGGATCGGCTCCTGTGGATGCTGCTGACGGGGAAGGTGTGGGAGATCCTGGCCTATGTGACCCTGCCAGTGCTCTACATCCTCATCAGGAAGCACATTTACAGAGCA CGCGCTGCGCTCTCCGAGTACCGCCCCATCCTCCCGGGGACCCCGGCCCTGCGGCCCCGCGCCAGCATCGCCGACACCAAGCTGATCCTCATCCCCgtcatcttcatcttcctccGCATCTGGAGCACCGTGCGCTTCATCCTGACCCTCTGCGGCTCCCCCGCCGTGCAGAACTCGCTCCTGGTTGTCCTGCAT GGGATCGGGAACACGTTCCAAGGAGGAGCCAACTGCATCCTGTTCGTGCTGTGCACACGGGCGGTCCGTGCCCGGCTGcggtccctcctgtgctgcactCACTGTCACCAGCTGCCCTGGCCTGCCCGGGGGTCCCACGGCTCCTGGCAGCCCCacaaggacagggacaaggacagggacaaggacagggacaaggacaaggacaaCGACAAGGACGTGCCCAGCCCCGAGCAGACGAAGCCGCTGCTCTCCAGCACCTGA